A single genomic interval of Streptomyces graminofaciens harbors:
- a CDS encoding tyrosine-type recombinase/integrase, with protein sequence MTAPRKKTRANGEGTIYQRKDGRWEAAGYVLAADGSRKRVRVYGTTRKDAANKLAEKITDSNRGLPVAAADSTVGMYLAYWLSSVAIHRLRENTHTRYATCIRLHLIPGLGTKRLARLTAKDVRTFLDRLRTTCQCCAQGLDAAKHHCCAVGECCGKRLSPLTVTYVHSVLKSALEHAVREDELPRNIARNVKTTAPRPRRFTPLTAAEARQLLLVSKTDRLHALYELALRTGLRKGELLGLRWEDLDLDAGTASIRRSLQRTRTGGLTALPTKTRASERRIALPTECVHSLKSHRERQEAERKAAGARWKNSGLVFVVPSGGPIDPANLTRRFGRLLDRASLRRVRFHDLRHSTATLLLEQGVDLVVIKELLGHAHIGVTAGVYAHVRLRLQRQAIDTLGNVLSPIDDDPDVPPAAAVVR encoded by the coding sequence ATGACCGCTCCCCGCAAGAAGACCCGCGCGAACGGCGAAGGCACCATCTACCAGCGCAAGGACGGCCGCTGGGAAGCCGCCGGCTACGTGCTCGCCGCCGACGGCAGCCGCAAACGCGTCCGTGTCTACGGCACCACCCGCAAGGACGCCGCCAACAAACTCGCCGAGAAGATCACCGACAGCAACCGAGGCCTGCCTGTGGCGGCGGCTGACAGCACCGTGGGCATGTACCTCGCGTACTGGCTGAGCAGCGTCGCCATCCACCGACTCCGCGAGAACACCCATACCCGCTATGCCACCTGCATCCGCCTCCACCTCATCCCCGGCCTCGGAACAAAGAGGCTCGCCCGCCTCACCGCTAAGGACGTACGCACCTTCCTCGACCGCCTCCGGACCACCTGCCAGTGCTGCGCGCAGGGGCTTGACGCGGCCAAGCACCATTGCTGTGCCGTCGGCGAGTGCTGCGGCAAGCGGCTGTCCCCGCTGACCGTGACGTACGTCCACTCAGTCCTCAAGTCCGCCCTGGAACACGCCGTCCGCGAAGACGAACTACCGCGCAATATCGCCCGGAACGTCAAAACCACTGCGCCCAGGCCTCGCCGCTTCACACCGCTCACCGCGGCTGAAGCCCGACAGCTCCTCCTGGTGTCCAAGACCGACCGGCTGCACGCCCTGTACGAACTCGCCCTGCGCACCGGACTCCGCAAAGGTGAACTCCTCGGCCTCCGCTGGGAAGACCTCGACCTCGATGCAGGAACCGCCAGCATCCGCCGCTCCCTCCAGCGCACCCGCACCGGCGGTCTGACCGCCCTGCCCACCAAGACCCGCGCCTCCGAACGCCGCATCGCCCTGCCCACCGAGTGTGTCCACTCGCTGAAGAGCCACCGAGAACGGCAGGAAGCAGAACGCAAGGCAGCTGGGGCGCGATGGAAGAACAGCGGTCTCGTCTTCGTTGTACCGAGCGGCGGACCGATCGACCCGGCCAACTTGACCAGGCGCTTCGGCCGACTCCTCGACCGAGCAAGCCTCCGCCGGGTCCGCTTCCACGACCTACGCCACTCCACCGCCACCCTGCTCCTGGAACAAGGCGTCGATCTCGTCGTCATCAAGGAACTCCTCGGCCACGCCCACATCGGCGTCACCGCCGGCGTCTACGCGCACGTTCGGCTCCGTCTCCAACGCCAGGCCATTGACACCCTGGGCAACGTCCTCAGCCCGATCGACGACGACCCCGACGTCCCACCCGCCGCAGCCGTCGTCCGCTGA
- a CDS encoding helix-turn-helix domain-containing protein, with protein MHDDELLTVPQAMARLKISRSALYDLIRTRNLASLTIGRARRIPSHALDDYIQRHLEEAAR; from the coding sequence GTGCATGACGACGAACTCCTCACCGTTCCCCAGGCCATGGCCCGTCTCAAGATCAGCCGCTCCGCGCTGTACGACCTCATCCGCACCCGGAACCTGGCCTCGCTGACCATCGGCCGCGCCCGCCGCATCCCCAGCCACGCCCTGGACGACTACATCCAGCGCCATCTGGAAGAGGCCGCCCGATGA
- a CDS encoding replication initiator gives MPSHDRTTAIPRPQPAAADLAVFASYRNLPGLVRQLSSLGGCAQPIRLEGHRTEINAATGEILRELKSKELPAGHLLVRCGNRRTTRCPSCAELYRQDTFHLMAAGLRGGKNIPEQVAAHPRVFVTLTAPSYGPVHGRRSSSAARCGCGHTHAKDDPALGTPLNSDRYDYTGAVLWNAHSPALWARFMLHLRRTIAAVAGVPQRLLSKLVRVSYAKVAEYQRRGLIHFHAVIRLDGPAGGHTPPPTWATPELLTDAVHAAAARAHVDGPEIDGHAYAFTFGKELDVKVIRSTAFQDGTTITEGKVAGYVAKYATKGAESATGTLDHRLKLIAELGQETIPNHAARMIRTAWALGARRDLEHLKLRAWAHMLGFRGHFSTKTRTYSTTLGALRAARADWHRRHTPMPEVTTLVLAHWAYDGIGLTPDLERLAALIVGSTGAEAVTASA, from the coding sequence ATGCCATCGCACGACCGCACCACCGCCATCCCACGGCCGCAACCGGCCGCCGCCGACCTGGCGGTGTTCGCCTCCTACCGGAACCTGCCGGGTCTCGTCCGGCAGTTGTCTTCGCTCGGCGGCTGCGCCCAGCCCATCCGCCTCGAAGGCCACCGCACCGAGATCAACGCCGCCACCGGCGAAATCCTGCGCGAACTGAAGTCCAAGGAGTTGCCCGCCGGGCACCTCCTGGTCCGCTGCGGCAACCGTCGCACCACCCGTTGCCCCTCCTGCGCCGAGCTGTACCGGCAGGACACATTCCATCTCATGGCCGCCGGTCTGCGCGGCGGGAAGAACATCCCTGAACAAGTCGCCGCCCATCCACGGGTGTTCGTCACGCTCACCGCCCCGTCGTACGGTCCGGTTCATGGCAGGCGCTCCAGTTCCGCCGCGCGCTGCGGGTGCGGACATACCCACGCCAAGGACGACCCGGCCCTCGGTACCCCGCTCAACTCGGACCGGTACGACTACACAGGTGCCGTCCTGTGGAACGCACACTCCCCCGCCCTGTGGGCCCGCTTCATGCTCCACCTGCGCCGCACCATCGCCGCCGTTGCCGGAGTCCCGCAGCGCCTGCTCTCCAAGCTCGTCCGGGTCTCGTATGCCAAGGTCGCCGAGTACCAGCGACGCGGGCTGATCCACTTCCACGCCGTGATCCGCCTCGACGGCCCCGCAGGCGGCCACACACCGCCGCCCACCTGGGCAACCCCCGAACTGCTGACTGACGCCGTCCACGCTGCCGCCGCCCGCGCGCACGTCGACGGACCGGAGATCGACGGCCATGCCTACGCCTTCACCTTCGGCAAGGAGCTGGACGTCAAGGTCATCCGGTCCACCGCCTTCCAGGACGGCACCACCATCACGGAAGGCAAGGTCGCCGGGTACGTAGCGAAGTACGCCACCAAAGGCGCCGAAAGCGCGACCGGCACCCTCGACCACCGCCTGAAACTGATCGCCGAACTCGGCCAGGAAACCATCCCCAACCACGCCGCCCGCATGATCCGCACCGCTTGGGCCCTCGGAGCCCGCCGCGACCTCGAACACCTGAAACTGCGAGCCTGGGCCCACATGCTCGGCTTCCGCGGCCACTTCTCCACCAAGACCCGTACTTACTCCACCACCCTCGGCGCCCTCCGCGCCGCCCGCGCAGACTGGCACCGTCGCCACACCCCCATGCCCGAAGTAACCACGCTCGTACTCGCCCACTGGGCCTACGACGGCATCGGCCTCACACCCGACCTCGAACGCCTCGCCGCGCTCATCGTCGGCAGCACAGGCGCAGAGGCGGTAACGGCCAGTGCATGA
- a CDS encoding FtsK/SpoIIIE domain-containing protein has product MPGTSLGLAPLAVVGLTALGLLGWAGFCFARWYRTDAETRASLRQARQMRWGWKRLAPMLGLAVKDATPTVLQQYGPQEQATKPRVLVPRLHTCADGFGVTVTADALPQVGLSAWQEASEGLCDAWGMRRIRICQPKPGVIVARGFRREPLEAVIRSPLLGPDGSPVCRPGQFVSTDDVLLGWDEDGTPVVLNLAYSAHALIAGATRSGKSITVNTLLAQASLMRDVRLIVIDPNLGAVAPWWRTAYKVSDAIHPDEPTEILRWVREEMQRRERLFWSGRTDRITAFSEELPLLLVVIDEVANYTRHPDRKARERFEAELLAVASQGAKFGVRLWLLTQKPSADVLTTAVRTNLSARICHRVDTVEDFLHLFPDGRELDITAADRTMPQGVSIASIGDMRTPVRLRSVYLPTEACWQINDLMCASGLKVRELPTRIDLDKAA; this is encoded by the coding sequence ATGCCCGGGACCTCTCTCGGGCTCGCGCCCCTGGCCGTCGTCGGCCTCACTGCGCTCGGGCTGCTCGGCTGGGCCGGGTTCTGCTTCGCCCGCTGGTACCGCACCGATGCGGAGACCCGGGCCAGTCTGCGGCAGGCGCGGCAGATGCGGTGGGGCTGGAAGCGGCTGGCGCCGATGCTGGGCCTGGCGGTCAAGGACGCCACCCCGACCGTGCTCCAGCAGTACGGTCCGCAGGAGCAGGCGACGAAGCCGCGCGTGCTGGTGCCGCGTCTGCACACCTGCGCCGACGGCTTCGGCGTCACCGTCACCGCCGATGCGCTGCCGCAGGTCGGGCTGAGCGCCTGGCAGGAGGCCTCTGAGGGCCTGTGCGACGCCTGGGGCATGCGCCGCATCCGGATCTGCCAGCCCAAGCCCGGAGTGATCGTCGCGCGTGGGTTCCGGCGTGAGCCGCTGGAGGCGGTGATCCGCTCACCGCTGCTCGGCCCGGACGGCTCCCCGGTCTGCAGACCGGGTCAGTTCGTCTCCACCGATGACGTGCTGCTCGGCTGGGACGAGGACGGCACCCCTGTTGTGCTCAACCTCGCTTACTCCGCGCACGCGCTCATCGCCGGCGCCACCCGCTCCGGCAAGTCGATCACCGTCAACACCCTGCTCGCCCAAGCCTCGCTCATGCGGGACGTGCGTCTGATCGTGATCGACCCCAACCTCGGGGCGGTCGCGCCCTGGTGGCGTACCGCGTACAAGGTCTCCGACGCCATCCATCCCGACGAGCCGACCGAGATCCTGCGCTGGGTGCGCGAGGAGATGCAGCGTCGCGAGCGGTTGTTTTGGTCCGGCCGTACCGACCGCATCACCGCCTTCAGCGAAGAGCTGCCGCTGCTGCTTGTGGTGATCGACGAGGTGGCGAACTACACCCGTCACCCCGACCGCAAGGCGCGCGAACGGTTCGAGGCCGAGCTACTGGCCGTCGCCAGCCAGGGCGCCAAGTTCGGCGTACGGCTGTGGCTGCTCACTCAGAAGCCCTCCGCCGACGTTCTCACCACCGCCGTACGCACCAACCTGTCCGCCCGGATCTGCCACCGCGTCGACACCGTCGAGGACTTCCTGCACCTCTTCCCCGACGGCCGGGAACTGGACATCACCGCCGCCGACCGCACCATGCCCCAGGGCGTCTCCATCGCCTCCATCGGCGACATGCGCACCCCCGTCCGGCTGCGCTCGGTCTACCTGCCCACCGAAGCCTGCTGGCAGATCAACGACTTGATGTGCGCCTCCGGACTCAAAGTCCGCGAACTGCCCACCCGCATCGACCTGGACAAGGCCGCGTGA
- a CDS encoding GntR family transcriptional regulator — MAPADEARLAFERIADDLKQQIRGEKLQPGQLLPSHSQLMEAYGASSLTVQKAVRLLRSEGWVMTRQGKGTFVSRSADFEHAFEKVVKDLERQIRSGSLTPGIKLPGREALADHYAVPVRVIDAAVSLLVRNEWLRYEDEERSHDAYVRDADDPALGRHLAHAALVQKIRNGSLPKGTRLTGAEAAEAIGHSEENTEQALAALALEGHARKVYKNPRKEIPSRTRPSEPQPEELAYVIGESLFWEEPADAGGTGDGSAQLPQSAPPGSWDVGLAGKLDLILEQMADMRERLERLEQASQGRGAKRPKGA; from the coding sequence ATGGCTCCTGCCGACGAGGCACGCCTGGCGTTCGAGCGCATCGCGGACGATCTCAAGCAGCAGATCCGTGGTGAGAAGCTCCAGCCGGGGCAGTTGCTGCCGTCGCACAGCCAGCTGATGGAGGCGTACGGCGCATCGAGTCTGACCGTGCAGAAGGCGGTGCGGCTCCTGCGCAGCGAGGGCTGGGTCATGACCCGCCAGGGCAAGGGCACCTTCGTGAGCAGGTCGGCGGATTTCGAGCACGCCTTCGAGAAAGTCGTCAAGGATCTGGAACGCCAGATCCGCTCCGGCAGCCTCACGCCGGGGATCAAGCTGCCGGGCCGTGAAGCGCTCGCCGACCATTACGCGGTACCGGTCCGTGTCATCGACGCGGCGGTCAGCCTGCTTGTACGCAACGAATGGCTTCGCTACGAGGACGAAGAGCGCAGCCACGACGCCTATGTCCGCGACGCGGACGATCCCGCCCTCGGGCGGCACCTCGCTCACGCGGCCCTCGTCCAGAAGATCCGCAACGGCTCGTTGCCCAAGGGCACCCGGCTGACCGGAGCGGAGGCCGCCGAGGCCATCGGCCACAGCGAAGAGAACACCGAGCAGGCCCTGGCCGCGCTGGCCCTGGAAGGACATGCCCGCAAGGTCTACAAGAACCCGCGCAAGGAGATCCCCTCCCGCACCCGGCCGAGCGAGCCGCAGCCGGAAGAACTGGCCTACGTCATCGGCGAAAGCCTCTTCTGGGAAGAACCGGCAGACGCGGGGGGTACCGGCGACGGTTCCGCACAGTTGCCGCAGTCCGCGCCGCCCGGGTCCTGGGACGTCGGCCTGGCGGGCAAGCTGGACCTGATCCTGGAGCAGATGGCCGACATGCGCGAGCGTCTTGAGCGCCTGGAGCAGGCAAGCCAGGGCCGAGGAGCCAAGCGCCCCAAGGGCGCCTGA
- a CDS encoding helix-turn-helix domain-containing protein, with protein sequence MSQSIEEHTGARIARIRKQRGLTQQGLAMRAHVSKSLLSKVECGQKAASPALVAACARALGVSTSDLLGQPYAEELRRDRMDALIQPIREGLENWDVALDWETVPRPAALIRADVQRALVQRRQAQYTDMVRDLPGLIDESVQAVHTSTGEEQRLAYECLAGTFRCVFTVAWNFGYIDLATVALDRLAWIAPRADEPGLAAMYAYLRAQTTMSSGRYDVGLRVIDRALRDLDGLDARRPAGVEAMQGVMHLRAAVIAGRMQDRDEADARLAEARSLARATGELPDFGVTWGPVNVGVHAVAIASEMDDFGRAIELAQDVHIPRGWTRSRAGHHWMDLGRSHAWAGHPEEALDCLHQARRIAPQQTRYHPTVRDTVLALKRQERTRNSSLAQYAEWVGI encoded by the coding sequence GTGTCGCAGAGCATTGAGGAGCACACCGGCGCTCGGATCGCCCGTATCCGGAAGCAGCGCGGCCTGACGCAGCAGGGGCTGGCGATGCGGGCTCACGTGTCGAAGTCGTTGCTGTCGAAGGTGGAGTGCGGGCAGAAGGCTGCCTCCCCGGCTCTTGTCGCTGCCTGTGCCCGCGCGCTGGGCGTCTCCACGTCCGATCTGCTGGGGCAGCCGTACGCCGAGGAGTTGCGCCGGGACCGCATGGACGCCTTGATCCAGCCGATCCGTGAGGGACTGGAGAACTGGGATGTCGCGCTCGACTGGGAGACAGTTCCGCGCCCAGCCGCGTTGATCCGGGCTGATGTCCAACGGGCCCTCGTACAACGCCGGCAGGCGCAGTACACGGACATGGTGCGCGACCTGCCCGGGTTGATCGATGAGTCGGTGCAGGCGGTGCACACCAGCACCGGGGAGGAGCAGCGGCTGGCCTACGAGTGTCTGGCGGGGACGTTCCGGTGTGTGTTCACCGTGGCGTGGAACTTCGGCTATATCGATCTGGCCACCGTTGCGCTGGACCGGCTGGCGTGGATCGCGCCGCGCGCCGACGAGCCGGGGCTGGCCGCCATGTATGCCTATCTTCGCGCGCAGACCACGATGTCGTCCGGCCGGTACGACGTGGGTCTGCGGGTGATTGACCGCGCTCTGCGGGATCTCGACGGCCTGGATGCGCGCCGCCCGGCAGGCGTTGAGGCCATGCAGGGTGTGATGCATCTGCGGGCTGCGGTGATCGCGGGGCGGATGCAGGACCGGGATGAGGCGGATGCCCGCCTTGCCGAGGCCCGCTCTCTGGCCCGGGCCACGGGCGAGTTGCCCGATTTCGGCGTCACCTGGGGGCCGGTGAACGTCGGTGTGCATGCGGTGGCCATCGCCTCGGAGATGGACGACTTCGGTCGCGCGATCGAGCTCGCCCAGGATGTGCACATCCCGCGAGGCTGGACCCGTTCCCGGGCCGGACACCACTGGATGGACCTCGGCCGCTCCCATGCCTGGGCCGGCCACCCGGAGGAAGCGCTGGACTGCCTGCACCAGGCCCGGCGCATCGCGCCACAGCAGACCCGCTACCACCCGACCGTGAGGGACACCGTGCTGGCCCTCAAACGGCAGGAACGGACGCGTAACAGTTCGCTGGCGCAGTACGCGGAGTGGGTCGGGATATAG
- a CDS encoding tyrosine-type recombinase/integrase, which produces MVLDGPPGRPTTRRTPASSTPSSRPAPASSWPTTPWTYAAASHSAGLRTIRFHDLRHSTATLLLEQGVDLVVIKELLGHAHIGVTAGVYAHVRLRLQRQAIDTLNVALGGVADLPDDPSTTAVVR; this is translated from the coding sequence GTGGTACTGGACGGGCCACCCGGAAGACCGACAACCAGGCGGACGCCGGCCTCTTCCACACCTTCCAGCAGGCCGGCCCCCGCGAGTTCGTGGCCAACGACGCCCTGGACGTACGCCGCTGCATCCCACAGCGCAGGGCTCCGGACGATCCGCTTCCACGACCTCCGACACTCGACCGCCACCCTGCTCCTGGAGCAAGGCGTCGATCTCGTCGTCATCAAGGAACTCCTCGGCCACGCCCACATCGGCGTCACCGCCGGCGTCTACGCCCACGTCCGACTCCGCCTCCAACGCCAGGCCATCGACACCCTCAACGTCGCACTCGGCGGGGTCGCCGACCTCCCCGACGACCCATCCACCACAGCCGTCGTCCGCTGA
- a CDS encoding DUF397 domain-containing protein, which translates to MSTERWNWFKSSYSSGEGGECVEIAALPHTIHIRDSKNPTGPHVTLSPTAWSAFLEGQEK; encoded by the coding sequence ATGAGCACTGAGCGATGGAACTGGTTCAAGTCCAGTTACAGCAGCGGCGAGGGCGGCGAGTGCGTAGAGATAGCGGCCCTCCCCCACACCATCCACATCCGCGACTCCAAGAACCCCACCGGCCCCCACGTCACCCTCTCCCCCACCGCCTGGTCGGCCTTCCTCGAAGGCCAGGAGAAGTGA
- a CDS encoding ATP-binding protein, which yields MNASSEINGAATPVMGELAANAVTHGRVYGHGFLVRVVWMTGTVRIEVADACKQRRPETRPVAVDAETGRGLLIVAALADRWGVENRALGKAVWAELHMPE from the coding sequence GTGAACGCAAGCAGCGAGATCAACGGCGCCGCCACTCCGGTCATGGGGGAACTCGCCGCCAACGCGGTTACTCACGGGCGCGTCTACGGGCACGGGTTTCTGGTCAGAGTGGTGTGGATGACCGGCACCGTACGTATCGAGGTGGCCGACGCGTGCAAGCAGCGACGGCCGGAGACGCGGCCGGTGGCCGTCGACGCCGAGACCGGGCGGGGGCTGTTGATCGTCGCCGCGCTCGCCGACCGGTGGGGTGTCGAGAATCGGGCCCTCGGCAAGGCCGTGTGGGCCGAGCTTCACATGCCCGAGTGA
- a CDS encoding helix-turn-helix transcriptional regulator, giving the protein MRGGLVGRGRERRLMDDLLVAGGAGGAALLLWGEPGIGKTALLDYAAERAAGDRTVLRARGIETETVLPFATLGDLLMPYSSHFRELPGAQRAALESCLALGGDPADPPGNPYAACMGALNVLAALGDERPVVVLVDDLHWVDPSSQRVLLFIARRLSSERVALALGSREDHGESGPRRSVPVVQLGGLTAEECAALVNAGGDGAAPVSGHGRTVAPNVLTDLVRISGGNPLALREIATGLTDEQARGESPLLDPPSLGHHLERAWSTRIDALPDPARRALVVLAASRSTAAGPLRKALEAAGLSLDALSPAEEDGLITATADGLDFHHPVLRPLVLGRAPLAHRYAAFHALAEVSEGPLHAWYRASASPGPDEEAAAALAEAALEARRRSAFGESALAWRRAADLTPDPAPRADRLHHAASDALLSGSPAGPQWCEEALRITPDPAMRAVIQGLLGRMYTWKGETAQAYGLLMNAAEAVRATDPTRACLLLAEATAAARLDGNVPTAVRVAEDSLALATEAGPERWYSLTLLGAALIMNGRTAEGRAMLEAADRHSTGGDPVRDQQVYAIAGQAWSRAEEFTRGRQLLNTAVESARRHSAVGVLGFTLAVRGELETRIGQWASARGDLTEALRWAEELGQLTAVSYSLYCLARLEALRGNRVECEEHVARARRECGAYGIGCQEYHMTAVLGLSALSYGDYDTAADQMEQTLALAIEQGIGNTEVVPFAADLAEAHIRAGNPVRAAEVVEWLETRALETGLASAEAGAARCRGLLATTPEEAEAHFAVALKAHQRTTGPFDLARTQLCEAEVLRRHRRPGAARAPLASALACFERLGATPWARRAAGELAAAGGMPTPQSTPGGGMGRTLDQLTPQEFQVSRAIARGLNNTEAAASLFVSRKTVEAHLTRIYRKLRVRSRTDLTRLLTAADMVD; this is encoded by the coding sequence TTGCGTGGCGGACTCGTCGGCCGTGGGCGGGAACGGCGTCTGATGGACGACCTGCTCGTGGCGGGTGGGGCTGGTGGGGCCGCGCTGCTGCTGTGGGGCGAGCCGGGCATCGGCAAGACGGCGTTGCTGGACTACGCGGCGGAGCGGGCGGCGGGCGACAGGACCGTGCTGCGCGCCCGGGGCATCGAGACCGAGACCGTACTCCCGTTCGCCACCCTCGGCGACCTGCTCATGCCCTATTCATCCCATTTCAGGGAACTCCCCGGCGCGCAACGGGCCGCCCTGGAGTCCTGCCTCGCGCTGGGCGGCGACCCGGCCGACCCGCCCGGCAACCCGTACGCCGCCTGCATGGGCGCCCTGAACGTCCTCGCCGCGCTGGGCGACGAGCGCCCGGTGGTCGTCCTCGTCGACGATCTGCACTGGGTGGACCCCTCCTCCCAACGTGTCCTGCTCTTCATCGCCCGCCGGCTGTCCAGCGAACGGGTCGCCCTGGCCCTCGGTTCCAGGGAGGACCACGGGGAGTCGGGGCCGCGCCGCAGCGTTCCGGTGGTGCAGCTCGGCGGTCTGACGGCGGAGGAGTGCGCCGCGCTGGTCAACGCAGGCGGCGACGGGGCCGCCCCCGTCAGCGGCCATGGCCGTACGGTCGCCCCCAACGTCCTCACCGACCTCGTACGCATCAGCGGCGGCAACCCCCTCGCCCTGCGCGAGATAGCGACGGGTCTGACGGACGAACAGGCGCGCGGCGAGAGCCCGTTGCTGGACCCGCCCTCCCTCGGGCACCACCTGGAGCGTGCCTGGTCGACCCGGATCGACGCCCTCCCCGACCCGGCCCGCCGCGCGCTGGTGGTGCTGGCGGCGAGCAGATCGACGGCGGCGGGCCCGCTGCGGAAGGCCCTGGAGGCGGCAGGGCTGTCGCTCGACGCCCTCTCCCCCGCCGAGGAGGACGGCCTGATCACCGCCACGGCCGACGGCCTGGACTTCCACCACCCGGTGCTACGCCCCCTCGTTCTCGGCCGTGCCCCCCTCGCCCACCGCTACGCCGCCTTCCACGCGCTGGCCGAGGTGAGCGAGGGCCCGTTGCACGCCTGGTACCGGGCGTCGGCGAGCCCCGGCCCCGACGAGGAGGCGGCGGCCGCGCTGGCCGAGGCGGCGCTGGAGGCCCGGCGCCGCAGTGCGTTCGGCGAGTCGGCCCTGGCCTGGCGCCGGGCCGCCGATCTCACCCCCGACCCGGCGCCCCGCGCCGACCGCCTCCACCATGCCGCGTCCGACGCCCTGCTGAGCGGCTCCCCGGCGGGCCCCCAGTGGTGCGAGGAGGCGCTGCGCATCACCCCCGACCCGGCGATGCGGGCCGTCATCCAGGGCCTGCTGGGCCGTATGTACACGTGGAAGGGCGAGACGGCCCAGGCGTACGGCCTGCTCATGAACGCCGCCGAGGCCGTACGCGCCACGGACCCCACCCGCGCCTGCCTGTTGCTGGCGGAGGCGACGGCGGCGGCCCGCCTGGACGGCAACGTCCCCACGGCGGTCCGCGTGGCGGAGGACTCCCTGGCCCTGGCGACGGAGGCGGGCCCCGAACGCTGGTACAGCCTCACCCTGCTCGGCGCCGCCCTGATCATGAACGGCCGTACGGCCGAGGGTCGCGCGATGCTGGAAGCCGCCGACCGCCACAGCACGGGCGGCGACCCGGTCCGCGACCAGCAGGTGTACGCGATCGCCGGCCAGGCGTGGAGCCGTGCGGAGGAGTTCACGCGGGGTCGGCAGCTCCTCAACACGGCGGTGGAGTCGGCGCGCAGACACAGCGCGGTAGGGGTGCTGGGCTTCACGCTGGCCGTACGCGGTGAGCTGGAGACCCGTATCGGCCAATGGGCTTCGGCGCGCGGAGACTTGACGGAGGCGCTGCGCTGGGCGGAGGAACTGGGTCAGCTGACGGCCGTGAGCTACTCCCTCTACTGCCTCGCCCGGCTGGAGGCGCTGCGCGGCAACCGGGTGGAGTGCGAGGAGCATGTGGCCCGGGCGCGGCGGGAGTGCGGGGCGTACGGGATCGGCTGCCAGGAGTACCACATGACGGCGGTCCTGGGCCTGTCGGCTCTGTCCTACGGCGACTACGACACGGCGGCGGACCAGATGGAACAGACCCTGGCGCTGGCGATCGAACAGGGCATCGGCAACACGGAGGTGGTCCCGTTCGCGGCGGACCTCGCGGAGGCGCACATCCGGGCGGGGAACCCGGTCCGGGCCGCCGAGGTGGTGGAGTGGCTGGAGACGCGGGCCCTCGAAACCGGCCTGGCGTCGGCGGAGGCCGGGGCGGCGCGGTGCCGGGGCCTGCTGGCGACCACGCCGGAGGAGGCGGAGGCGCACTTCGCGGTGGCTCTGAAGGCCCACCAACGAACAACAGGCCCCTTCGACTTGGCCCGGACGCAGCTGTGCGAGGCGGAGGTGCTGCGCAGGCACCGCCGCCCCGGGGCGGCCCGCGCACCGCTGGCATCGGCCCTGGCCTGCTTCGAACGGCTGGGCGCGACCCCGTGGGCCCGCCGCGCGGCCGGCGAACTGGCCGCCGCGGGAGGGATGCCGACCCCCCAGTCCACACCGGGCGGCGGCATGGGCCGCACCCTGGACCAGCTCACCCCGCAGGAGTTCCAGGTGTCGCGCGCCATCGCCCGCGGCCTGAACAACACGGAGGCGGCGGCATCGCTGTTCGTGTCGAGGAAGACGGTGGAGGCACATCTGACGCGGATCTACCGGAAGCTGCGGGTGAGGTCGCGGACGGATCTGACGCGCTTGCTCACGGCGGCGGACATGGTGGACTAG
- a CDS encoding AzlD domain-containing protein yields the protein MSATVAMILVLAVGTYAFRLTGPLLHGRVDIPVRVRELLAAAAVVLLVALLATGALTESGGFAGWARPAGVLLGAVLAWRRAPFVVVVLGAAVTTAALRLAGVA from the coding sequence ATGAGCGCGACGGTCGCGATGATCCTCGTCCTCGCCGTCGGTACGTACGCCTTCCGGCTCACCGGCCCGCTGCTGCACGGGCGGGTCGACATCCCCGTACGCGTACGGGAGTTGCTGGCCGCGGCGGCCGTGGTGCTTCTGGTCGCGCTGCTGGCGACGGGCGCGCTGACCGAGTCCGGCGGATTCGCCGGGTGGGCGCGGCCCGCCGGGGTGCTGCTGGGTGCCGTACTCGCGTGGCGGCGGGCCCCGTTCGTGGTGGTGGTGCTGGGGGCGGCGGTGACCACGGCCGCGCTGCGGCTGGCGGGTGTGGCTTAG